The Aquidulcibacter paucihalophilus genome has a window encoding:
- a CDS encoding CoA transferase: MTEARPVSSPALRLRDYEPGAGGPLDGVRVLDLSRLFAGNVLTQMLGDFGAEVIKVEPPNGDTLRGWKTRGVSTHWKIYARNKKSLCLDLRSTKARELLLDLVPSAGIIVESFRPGVLEAMGLAPEILLKRNPKLVIVRISGWGQDGPYYQRPGFGTVIEGMSGFASINGFEDREPILPPMYLADGVAGVYGVSAALLALREAERPEGRGQVIDLPLYDPLFALLGPQAANFRLTGETRKATGSRSSNSAPRNAYRCRDGKFVSLSGSTQSMAERIFNAIGRPDLILDPRFRTNADRLNNVAALDEVIGGFIAGFDQTDLVALMEKAEVTVGPIYDIGQIMVDPHVVEREILADYPDADIGSLPMHHVVPRMSETPGSIRYPAPRLGEHNRALLGELGIGDADYERLVDARVAIEDRAPDAGAEA, encoded by the coding sequence ATGACTGAAGCGCGCCCGGTCTCATCTCCCGCCCTGCGTCTTCGGGACTATGAACCCGGGGCCGGCGGCCCGCTGGATGGTGTGCGGGTGCTCGACCTGTCGCGCCTGTTCGCCGGCAACGTCCTGACCCAGATGCTCGGCGACTTCGGTGCCGAGGTGATCAAGGTCGAGCCGCCGAACGGCGACACCCTGCGCGGATGGAAGACGCGCGGTGTATCGACCCACTGGAAGATCTACGCCCGCAACAAGAAGAGCCTTTGCCTCGATCTTCGCTCGACCAAGGCCCGCGAACTCCTGCTCGATCTCGTCCCGTCGGCGGGGATCATCGTCGAGAGTTTCCGCCCCGGCGTGCTTGAGGCCATGGGTCTCGCGCCCGAAATCCTGCTCAAGCGCAATCCCAAACTGGTGATCGTGCGCATCTCGGGCTGGGGCCAGGACGGTCCCTACTATCAGCGCCCTGGCTTCGGCACTGTGATCGAAGGCATGTCCGGCTTCGCCTCGATCAATGGCTTTGAAGATCGCGAGCCGATCCTGCCACCCATGTATCTCGCCGACGGCGTCGCCGGGGTTTACGGCGTTTCCGCCGCTCTGCTGGCGCTGCGCGAAGCCGAGCGGCCCGAGGGCAGGGGACAGGTCATTGACCTGCCGCTCTATGACCCGCTGTTCGCCCTGCTGGGCCCGCAAGCCGCCAATTTCCGCCTCACCGGTGAGACCCGCAAGGCCACCGGCAGCCGGTCCAGCAACTCGGCGCCGCGAAACGCCTACCGGTGTCGCGATGGAAAATTCGTCAGCCTGTCGGGCTCGACCCAGTCCATGGCCGAGCGGATCTTCAATGCAATCGGCCGGCCGGACCTGATCCTTGACCCCCGCTTCCGCACCAATGCGGACAGGCTGAACAATGTCGCCGCGCTGGACGAGGTGATCGGCGGCTTCATCGCCGGCTTCGACCAGACCGACCTCGTCGCCCTGATGGAAAAGGCCGAGGTGACCGTCGGCCCGATCTACGACATCGGCCAGATCATGGTCGATCCGCATGTGGTGGAGCGCGAGATCCTCGCGGACTACCCCGACGCCGACATCGGCAGCCTGCCGATGCACCATGTGGTGCCCCGCATGTCGGAGACGCCCGGCTCCATCCGCTATCCGGCGCCACGGCTGGGCGAACACAACCGCGCCCTCCTCGGCGAGCTCGGGATCGGCGATGCCGACTACGAAAGACTGGTCGACGCCCGGGTGGCGATCGAGGATCGCGCGCCAGACGCGGGAGCGGAGGCATGA
- a CDS encoding CoA ester lyase, whose product MTPVWRSLQYVPAHVEKYVASPHIAAADAVILDLEDSVPADRKAVARAGLAAAIPTVGRAGADVLVRINDGDMAAQDIAAAVQPGVAALVIPKVRNATRLKHLDGLVSDAEARAGLASGSVRFVVLIETADGFLDMPAIAGASPRTIAINLGNEDFAFDLGMEASEETLLMPRQQLVIVAAAAGLMPLGLMGPATRFDDPDAYRALALRSRRFGFVGSSCIHPSQIALLNEAFSPTAEQVVEARRLVQAAAEADADGRGAFSIDGRMIDGPIVARARTLIDRHQAIEARQSRRERTENSSMKSIH is encoded by the coding sequence ATGACCCCCGTGTGGCGCTCGCTCCAGTATGTGCCGGCCCACGTCGAGAAATACGTGGCGAGCCCGCATATCGCGGCTGCGGACGCCGTCATCCTCGACCTGGAGGACAGTGTGCCGGCCGACCGCAAGGCGGTCGCCCGGGCCGGGCTCGCGGCTGCCATTCCGACGGTCGGGCGGGCGGGTGCCGATGTGCTTGTCCGGATCAATGACGGCGACATGGCCGCGCAGGACATCGCCGCCGCGGTGCAGCCCGGCGTGGCAGCGCTCGTCATCCCCAAGGTCCGCAACGCGACGCGGCTGAAACATCTCGACGGTCTGGTCTCGGACGCTGAGGCGCGGGCCGGGCTGGCGTCCGGATCGGTGCGGTTCGTGGTCCTTATTGAGACGGCGGATGGTTTCCTGGACATGCCCGCGATCGCCGGAGCGAGCCCGCGGACCATCGCGATCAATCTGGGCAATGAGGATTTCGCCTTCGATCTGGGCATGGAGGCCAGCGAGGAGACCCTGCTGATGCCGCGGCAGCAGCTGGTCATCGTTGCGGCGGCGGCCGGGCTGATGCCGCTGGGTCTGATGGGCCCCGCCACCCGGTTCGACGACCCCGATGCCTATCGGGCGCTGGCGCTCAGGTCCCGGCGGTTCGGCTTCGTCGGATCCAGCTGCATTCATCCGTCGCAGATCGCGCTCCTGAACGAGGCGTTCTCGCCGACCGCTGAACAGGTCGTCGAGGCGCGTCGTCTGGTTCAGGCCGCCGCGGAGGCGGACGCTGATGGCCGTGGGGCCTTCTCCATCGACGGCCGGATGATCGATGGGCCGATCGTCGCCCGGGCCCGGACACTGATCGACAGGCATCAGGCAATAGAAGCGCGACAATCGAGGCGCGAAAGAACTGAAAACAGTTCAATGAAGTCAATACACTAA
- a CDS encoding TonB-dependent receptor, with protein sequence MSVIQKSAGVDIRRVGQLGWRAGLMSSVALALVAVPSLAWAQDTGRTTAAAAARAQDPESQEADEDAAELDDVVVTGTAIRGVAPVGSATVGISQEDIVQAPARDASALVARLPQASSQGTTLTSSGGRAAGVNLRGLGNNATLVLFDGRRVVPQGGNAQVSDPNLVPFSAIERVEVVTDGASAIYGSDAVAGVVNYILRRNFDGLELSSRYTTTLYDQYAIDGVFGRTWDGGSLLVAGSYDTNDSVGRDVRDYMLQDLRPYGGNDNRFIGTTVFPDERGALIIGNTVYGLPSTNGVRPTSAQVLPLAGNPSLNDQSNLYDFYTGRERYAFLIKARQEIAPGIDVGYTGIYNRRTNESRAGDGFERISIRVQPTSPYYIPGMPSPTGNQTVVYNYSLNNPDTSRSQDNLEETFNHSIDLTAELPMDYRFTGLITYGKTDSCNVCQAQVNTTRASVIANDLSYGFNPYLTGRQAAADALVGGFIQQYDTVLFDSVAKIDGALFTLPAGDVRVAVGAEFSRYKLYLKAQNTLNLTNTYQTSRFTKSDRDVVSGFGEVFIPIVGGANAMPFMESLDLSLAVRYDDYSDAGTTTNPKVGLTWRANDELLFRASWGTSFRAPTLIESNPATVGQTNRAFISNGAGDPAIPITNVSTGQSAVLTRTGNTAGLQPESAEIWSMGAEYTPNFIPDLRLSLTYYNVAYVDRIENLPNQTLILASPGNLALYRDFFITAPQPTTCVNGNISTYNPAYVPWLTDPNAVFSPSTINDCSLVGIIAGGRLNLGDVRQSGLDFSANYNLETEMGDFRFSGSFSKILNLEKSIVAGGPLFDALDTIGFQVSERGRLGVNFNRGGFDANLSANYTGSYLNNATITVGGLRLPNTEVPSWTTLDAGIAYEFEGGASGAFDGVRASLSIQNVLDEEPPIVLSGATAVDLGNHNPFGRIFSFEISKRF encoded by the coding sequence ATGAGCGTGATTCAAAAGAGTGCAGGTGTTGATATCCGGCGTGTCGGCCAGCTCGGCTGGCGAGCGGGACTGATGAGTTCGGTCGCCCTCGCTCTGGTCGCGGTGCCCTCCCTTGCCTGGGCCCAGGACACCGGCCGCACCACCGCCGCGGCGGCCGCCCGCGCACAGGATCCGGAGTCTCAAGAGGCCGACGAAGACGCCGCAGAACTCGACGACGTCGTCGTAACCGGAACGGCCATCCGCGGCGTCGCGCCGGTCGGCTCCGCCACGGTCGGGATTTCCCAGGAAGACATCGTCCAGGCCCCCGCTCGCGACGCAAGCGCGCTGGTCGCCCGACTGCCGCAGGCTTCCAGCCAGGGCACCACATTGACGTCCAGCGGCGGTCGCGCCGCCGGCGTCAACCTGCGGGGTCTCGGCAACAATGCCACCCTCGTCCTCTTCGACGGCCGTCGCGTTGTTCCCCAGGGCGGCAACGCCCAGGTGTCCGACCCCAACCTGGTGCCGTTCTCGGCCATCGAGCGGGTCGAGGTCGTCACGGACGGGGCGTCCGCCATCTACGGTTCGGACGCCGTCGCCGGCGTGGTCAACTACATCCTCCGCCGGAATTTCGACGGCCTCGAACTCAGCAGCCGCTACACCACCACCCTGTATGACCAGTACGCCATCGATGGTGTGTTCGGACGGACGTGGGACGGCGGCAGCCTGCTGGTCGCCGGCTCCTATGACACCAACGACAGCGTGGGCCGTGATGTGCGCGACTACATGTTGCAGGACCTGCGCCCCTACGGCGGCAACGACAACCGCTTCATCGGCACCACGGTCTTCCCGGACGAGCGCGGTGCCCTGATCATCGGCAACACCGTCTACGGCCTGCCGTCCACCAATGGCGTGAGACCGACGTCGGCGCAGGTTCTGCCGCTGGCGGGAAATCCCTCGCTCAATGATCAGTCGAACCTCTATGATTTCTACACGGGCCGCGAACGCTATGCCTTCCTGATCAAGGCGCGCCAGGAAATCGCGCCCGGCATCGACGTCGGCTACACCGGAATCTACAACCGACGGACCAATGAATCCCGCGCCGGTGACGGCTTCGAGCGCATTTCCATCCGGGTGCAGCCGACCAGCCCCTACTATATTCCGGGCATGCCGAGCCCCACGGGCAACCAGACGGTCGTCTACAACTATTCGCTCAACAACCCGGACACGTCCCGCTCGCAGGACAACCTCGAAGAGACGTTCAACCACTCGATTGACCTGACGGCTGAACTGCCGATGGACTATCGCTTCACCGGCCTGATCACCTACGGCAAGACGGATTCCTGCAACGTCTGCCAGGCCCAGGTGAACACCACGCGGGCCAGCGTCATCGCCAATGACCTGTCCTACGGGTTCAACCCCTATCTGACGGGACGCCAGGCCGCGGCTGATGCGCTCGTGGGTGGTTTCATCCAGCAGTACGACACGGTTCTGTTCGACTCGGTCGCCAAGATCGATGGGGCGCTCTTCACCTTGCCGGCCGGTGACGTCCGGGTGGCCGTGGGTGCCGAGTTCTCGCGCTACAAACTGTATCTGAAGGCCCAGAACACGCTCAACCTGACCAATACCTACCAGACCTCGCGCTTCACCAAGAGCGACCGGGACGTGGTGTCGGGCTTCGGTGAGGTGTTCATCCCGATCGTCGGCGGTGCGAACGCAATGCCGTTCATGGAGTCCCTCGATCTGAGTCTGGCTGTCCGCTACGACGACTATTCGGACGCTGGAACAACCACCAATCCGAAGGTTGGCCTGACCTGGCGCGCCAATGACGAACTGCTGTTCCGGGCCAGCTGGGGCACCTCTTTCCGGGCACCGACCCTGATCGAGTCCAATCCCGCCACCGTGGGTCAGACCAACCGGGCCTTTATCAGCAACGGGGCCGGCGATCCCGCGATCCCGATCACCAACGTCAGCACCGGCCAGAGCGCTGTCCTGACCCGCACCGGCAACACCGCCGGCCTGCAGCCCGAGTCCGCTGAAATCTGGTCGATGGGTGCCGAGTACACTCCGAACTTCATCCCCGACCTGCGGCTGAGCCTGACCTACTATAACGTCGCCTACGTCGACCGGATCGAGAACCTGCCGAACCAGACCCTGATCCTGGCGAGCCCGGGCAACCTCGCCCTCTACCGCGACTTCTTCATCACCGCGCCCCAGCCCACGACCTGCGTCAACGGCAACATCTCCACCTACAACCCGGCCTATGTGCCGTGGTTGACGGACCCCAATGCGGTGTTCTCGCCGTCGACGATCAATGACTGCTCGCTGGTGGGCATCATCGCCGGTGGACGCCTGAACCTCGGTGATGTGCGCCAGAGTGGTCTCGACTTCTCGGCAAACTACAATCTCGAGACCGAAATGGGCGACTTCCGCTTCTCGGGCAGCTTCTCCAAGATCCTGAACCTTGAGAAGAGCATCGTCGCCGGCGGTCCGCTGTTCGATGCGCTGGACACCATCGGCTTCCAGGTCAGCGAACGGGGGCGGTTGGGTGTCAACTTCAACCGCGGCGGCTTCGACGCCAATCTGTCCGCCAACTACACCGGATCGTATCTGAACAATGCGACCATCACCGTCGGCGGCCTGAGGTTGCCGAACACCGAGGTGCCGTCGTGGACCACGCTCGACGCCGGGATCGCCTATGAGTTCGAAGGGGGCGCATCCGGTGCCTTCGACGGTGTCCGCGCCTCCCTGAGCATCCAGAATGTCCTGGATGAGGAGCCGCCGATCGTTCTCAGCGGTGCCACTGCGGTGGATCTCGGCAATCACAACCCGTTCGGGCGGATCTTCTCGTTCGAGATCAGCAAGCGGTTCTAG
- a CDS encoding thiamine pyrophosphate-binding protein, which yields MNDQGVTGAIFMAQCLKEEGVEKVFGQCGHTNYALIDACQRLGIEYISFRHEQQAVHAADAYYRVSKKLAVINVHLSPGLTNTVTGVASAAMDGTPMVVITGNTPSYHHPREAHQSMRLHADASQGDIFRPICKRVWRVDDAKFLPEIMHRALNIAQTGRPGAVLLDIPMDVFSQKISAAPVTRSRRPNFPRSMGDAQGVAEAARLLSSAVNPVIFAGNGVALSGAFAALQALAERLGAPVATTLVGKGVFPETHPLSLGTTGIWGSRVANESARNADVILAVGTAFGEADCSSWRPEHTFNIPGTTLIQIDIDPQEIGKSYPVDIGILGDAKATLAQLATALLDTPRPSAAAQAQAAVTATRKAAWREELKDTQLVDTKPIHPARLLMELSKAAPADAVFVTDVGWNKNGAGQQLEIASPAGFITSGGMATMGYSPGAAIGAKLGAPNRKVLGLVGDGGLMSVLGALTTAVELDIPVLWVLFNNFCYSTIRTVGTTYFDNSYGTEFRTPDGELYNPDFQMLAKSFGIESALIEEPDDLEAGIKAALAKDVPFLLEVRTRGDVPMPRTGYWDIADFLAHGND from the coding sequence ATGAACGACCAGGGCGTGACCGGCGCGATCTTCATGGCCCAGTGCCTGAAGGAGGAGGGCGTCGAGAAGGTCTTCGGCCAGTGCGGTCACACCAACTACGCCCTCATCGACGCCTGCCAGCGGCTGGGCATCGAATACATCTCCTTCCGCCACGAGCAGCAGGCGGTCCATGCCGCCGACGCCTACTACCGGGTGTCGAAGAAGCTGGCGGTCATCAATGTCCACCTGTCGCCCGGCCTGACCAATACGGTCACCGGCGTCGCCTCCGCTGCCATGGACGGCACGCCGATGGTGGTGATCACGGGCAACACGCCGTCCTACCATCACCCGCGTGAGGCCCATCAGAGCATGCGGCTGCATGCCGACGCGTCCCAGGGCGATATCTTCCGGCCGATCTGCAAACGGGTCTGGCGCGTCGACGACGCCAAATTCCTGCCCGAGATCATGCACCGGGCGCTGAACATCGCCCAGACCGGGCGGCCCGGCGCCGTGCTGCTCGACATCCCCATGGACGTCTTCTCGCAGAAGATCTCCGCCGCCCCGGTGACCCGCTCGCGTCGCCCCAACTTCCCCCGCTCCATGGGCGACGCCCAGGGCGTGGCCGAGGCGGCCCGGCTACTGTCCTCCGCCGTCAATCCGGTGATCTTCGCCGGCAATGGCGTGGCCCTGTCCGGCGCCTTCGCAGCACTCCAGGCGCTGGCCGAACGCCTGGGCGCGCCGGTGGCGACCACCCTGGTGGGCAAGGGCGTCTTCCCCGAGACCCACCCCCTGTCGCTCGGCACCACCGGGATCTGGGGCTCGCGGGTCGCCAACGAGAGCGCGCGCAACGCCGACGTCATCCTGGCCGTCGGCACGGCCTTCGGCGAGGCGGACTGCAGCTCATGGCGGCCGGAGCACACGTTCAATATTCCCGGGACGACCCTGATCCAGATCGACATTGATCCGCAGGAGATCGGCAAGAGCTATCCCGTCGACATCGGCATTCTCGGTGACGCCAAGGCGACCCTGGCCCAGCTCGCAACCGCGCTCCTGGATACGCCTCGCCCGTCGGCCGCAGCCCAGGCCCAGGCCGCGGTCACGGCCACGCGCAAGGCGGCCTGGCGCGAGGAGCTCAAGGACACCCAGCTGGTCGACACCAAGCCGATCCATCCGGCCCGCCTGCTGATGGAACTGTCGAAGGCGGCCCCGGCCGACGCCGTGTTCGTGACGGACGTCGGCTGGAACAAGAACGGCGCCGGCCAGCAGCTGGAGATCGCCAGCCCGGCCGGCTTCATCACCAGCGGCGGCATGGCGACCATGGGCTATTCGCCCGGTGCCGCGATCGGGGCCAAGCTGGGCGCGCCGAACCGCAAGGTGCTCGGCCTCGTCGGCGACGGCGGCCTGATGTCGGTGCTGGGTGCCCTGACCACGGCGGTCGAGCTGGATATTCCGGTCCTCTGGGTCCTGTTCAACAACTTCTGCTATTCGACGATCCGCACCGTCGGCACGACCTATTTCGACAACAGCTACGGCACCGAATTCCGGACCCCGGACGGTGAGCTCTACAACCCCGATTTCCAGATGCTGGCCAAATCCTTCGGGATCGAGTCGGCGCTGATCGAGGAGCCTGACGACCTCGAGGCGGGCATCAAGGCCGCGCTGGCGAAGGATGTCCCGTTCCTGCTCGAGGTCCGCACGCGCGGCGACGTCCCCATGCCGCGTACGGGGTACTGGGACATCGCCGACTTCCTGGCGCACGGCAATGACTGA